In Bacillus marinisedimentorum, the genomic window TGCTGCAGCCGCCGTTCCAGATCATCACGCCGTTCCCTGAGCTGCTTTTCCTCCTGGCGCATAAATTGCAGGTCCATTTGCACTTCATGGGCCCGTTCGTATGCATTTCGGATTTCCTCTTCGCTGTAATCCTTGAAATGCTTGCTCACCTCGGCAAGGCGGATCCTGGCAAACCGATAGTGAATTTCCAGCCGATCCGTTTTTTCGATTGTATCCGTTACTTTCGCACGGATATCTTTCAGCTCTTGAAGCAGTTTGTCATACTCTCTCCGCGATTCTTCCCCGATCTGGAAAATCTCACTCTTGCTGTCCGATACGGTCTTAATCATTCTTTCCAGAATCGAATCTAAGGATTTAGCATCAAGCGAATTGGATGACATCTCGATTCCTCCACTTAACTTTAACGAACATGGACCTAACGGACTACAACCTTAAGGCCTATTTCGGGCATAGGCCTTTGTAACGGCTGGTCCGGTCACAGTATAGTGTTCGCCAAGCAAAAGATATATCTGTACATTAAAGGTAAAAAGAAACATAATTTGCCGGGAGTTTTATACCGACTTATAATAATTATGGTATACTTATTTACCTTACGATTGCAGGGGGTATAATACTTATGTTATCAACCTATTATACCGTAAAAGGGTACGGTGAGCATGAAATAAACATACAAAAATCACGGTTTATCGGATACGTAAAACGGACCGAGACTGAAGAAGAAGCACAGGCGTTCATCCAGGAGATCAAAAAAAAGAACTGGAATGCGAACCATAACTGTTCTGCATACATGATTGGTGAACATGATCTTTTACAAAAAGCAAACGATGATGGGGAACCAAGCGGAACAGCTGGAGTTCCAATGCTTGAGGTCCTAAAAAAAAGAGAACTCAAAGATACCACAGTTGTGGTAACACGTTATTTCGGGGGAATCAAATTAGGATCTGGCGGACTAATCAGAGCGTACGGGAAATCTGCTTCTGAGGTAATCAACAAGGCAGGAATTATAGAAATGAAACTAATGCAAGTAATGGAACTAACTATTGACTATACCTTGCTTGGCAAATTAGAAAACGATCTTAGGACTTCAAAATTTATTTTAAAAAAAGTGGAATATTTGGAAAAAGTCAAAATTCAAGTATACATCCAATCGGGTGAGGAAAATTTGTTTACCTTCTGGGTAGATGAACATACAAACGGTCTAGCCGATGTAAAGAAACGCCAAACGAAGTACCTTGAGTTTGACGTTTAATTTTTGTGAGGGGAATTTTATGGGAACAAAAAGAACAAGAAGAAAATTACAAAGAAATAAAAAGTTTAAACGGGCTTTTATTATTATATCTATTCCTCTTTTAAGCGTAGTTACTTATTTAAGCTATATCACCTATCAAGCATTTACAACAGCTAATACGTCTTATGCCGAGCTGGATAGAGGCGAAAAGTCAGAACTTCGGCAAAATGAAGTAAAAGTAAGCACCACTCCCATTTCCGTATTATTGACTGGTGTTGAAAATTATTCATCAAACATGGGTCCCGGCAGGACAGATACCATTGTCGTAGTAACTTTTAATCCTTCTGAAAAGACAATCAAGTTATTGAGCATCCCGCGTGATACCCTTGTTAACATCTCTTCTTATGGAGAGGATAAGATAAACCATGCTCATGCATTCGGAGGGCAAGATTTAACCATTAGTACCATCGAGGACTTTCTGGATATTCCAATTGATTATTATGCTTCTGTTAATTTTAAAGGGTTCACCAGTATAATTGATGTCCTTGGGGGTGTAAACGTTAATGTGCCTTTTGACTTTTGGGAAAAAAGATATGGAACAACCGAGAAAATTTATTTTACGGAAGGTGCAATGCATCTAAACGGAGAAGAGGCTCTTGCCTATGCGAGGATGAGAAAACGGGATCCAAGAGGGGATTTTGGCCGCAGTGAAAGGCAGAGGGAGATTATTACCTCTGTAATCCAAAAAGCAACAGTTCCTTCTTCTTTGTTTAAAATTGAAAATATCAGGGAAGTAATCGCCAAAAATCTAAAAACAAATTTTAAAGTTTCTGAAGGTATTGCATTGGCAAAATCTTATCCTGATTTTGATACAAGCCAAATTGAAGAAATTAAACTAAACGGCCACGACAATTATATAGATAATGTTTACTACTTTGTAGCGAATGAAGACTCAATAGATAAAGTTCAATCCGAGTTAAAACAACATCTGGAACTGGAAGAATAAGGGGGGGATTCCGTGCCGAATGATGCAAAAGTTATTGTATACAGGGATATTTTATTACCAAAGTC contains:
- a CDS encoding YigZ family protein, with product MLSTYYTVKGYGEHEINIQKSRFIGYVKRTETEEEAQAFIQEIKKKNWNANHNCSAYMIGEHDLLQKANDDGEPSGTAGVPMLEVLKKRELKDTTVVVTRYFGGIKLGSGGLIRAYGKSASEVINKAGIIEMKLMQVMELTIDYTLLGKLENDLRTSKFILKKVEYLEKVKIQVYIQSGEENLFTFWVDEHTNGLADVKKRQTKYLEFDV
- a CDS encoding LCP family protein yields the protein MGTKRTRRKLQRNKKFKRAFIIISIPLLSVVTYLSYITYQAFTTANTSYAELDRGEKSELRQNEVKVSTTPISVLLTGVENYSSNMGPGRTDTIVVVTFNPSEKTIKLLSIPRDTLVNISSYGEDKINHAHAFGGQDLTISTIEDFLDIPIDYYASVNFKGFTSIIDVLGGVNVNVPFDFWEKRYGTTEKIYFTEGAMHLNGEEALAYARMRKRDPRGDFGRSERQREIITSVIQKATVPSSLFKIENIREVIAKNLKTNFKVSEGIALAKSYPDFDTSQIEEIKLNGHDNYIDNVYYFVANEDSIDKVQSELKQHLELEE